The sequence below is a genomic window from Terriglobales bacterium.
CACGAAGATTGACAGTGTCGAAATCCGCTGGCCTTCGGGCGCAGCCGATGTCCTGCACGATCTGCCGGCAGACCAGTTGTATTCGGTTCTCGAAGGCAAGGGCGTTGTTCCCGCCGACTCGATCCGCCCGCGGTCGCCCGCCCAGTGAGTGGAGCTGTGACTTCAGGGTATTAGTTATTTGTCCTGCGCTGCTGGGCGCTCGTCGCGAAGATCGCTGGCAAAGAACTCGTCCACCCGGCGCCAGGCATCGCGCAGCACGTGTTCGCGGGTGAAGTAATGAAATTCTCCCGGGTAAACCATGAATTGAACCAAATCGCCCTTGTTTTTCTTCAGCACCTCATCCATGAGCCGAATTGACTCGATAAAGGGCACATTCACATCTGCCGTGCCGTGCAGCACCAGCAGAGGCCGCGCCAGGCGGTCAATGTGCGAAAGCGGCGACGCGTTTGCGTAAACCTGCGGATTCTCTTCCGGCGTCCCGATTCGCCCCACCGTCCAATCGTTGTGGTAGGGGTCGTTGTAGTACATGACGTAATCCACCACCCCGGCGACGTCTACTCCGGCGCGGAAAAGCGTAGGCTGGTCGGTCATCGCAATCAGCGTGAAAAAGCCGCCATAACTCAACCCCCACACGCCAATGCGGTCGGGATCCACGTAAGGCAGCGTTTTCAGATAATTCGCCCCCATCCACGCATCTTTCGCGTCCTTGCCGCCCACGTCCATGTACACGCCGTTGCGCCAGTCGCGGCCATAGCCGATGCTGCCCCGGTAGTCGGGCGCAAACACCACGTA
It includes:
- a CDS encoding ASPIC/UnbV domain-containing protein, which translates into the protein MDSVEIRWPSGAADVLHDLPADQLYSVLEGKGVVPADSIRPRSPAQ